In one Antennarius striatus isolate MH-2024 chromosome 15, ASM4005453v1, whole genome shotgun sequence genomic region, the following are encoded:
- the LOC137608660 gene encoding claudin-23-like, whose product MPGRSAQEWIRLSMRTPGILIFGMVLAPCGWILDLTATVAPNWRTLHAVPDIATDEFIQQGIWEICRASSINTRADCSLSDPTYFANEIIRVAQGLMVASLIVTLGGIAVAIPGVRCWKESPNWVVAGLGGLLIFLSGVMTIIPIAWYTHILTELSSDTPLNDVRVGYCIILGYIGGILEILGGFVMFIGICRCCNGRNRGERRVEDVRRQFTHQKPPTTRAPVPSLSRPRSSASSSVPYSKDSLDDDVSFPRAKTPAARSVNTVHSRPYDDDL is encoded by the coding sequence ATGCCGGGGCGATCAGCGCAAGAGTGGATCCGACTGTCCATGCGAACCCCGGGCATCCTGATCTTTGGGATGGTCCTGGCTCCCTGCGGGTGGATTCTGGACCTGACCGCCACAGTTGCTCCGAATTGGAGAACCCTTCACGCGGTCCCCGATATCGCTACAGATGAGTTCATCCAGCAAGGTATCTGGGAGATCTGCAGAGCATCATCCATCAACACCCGAGCGGATTGCAGCCTCTCCGACCCCACGTACTTCGCCAACGAGATCATCAGGGTGGCCCAGGGTTTGATGGTGGCCTCTCTCATCGTGACCCTAGGTGGAATCGCCGTGGCCATCCCGGGGGTCAGATGTTGGAAAGAGTCCCCTAACTGGGTAGTGGCAGGCCTGGGTGGACTGCTGATCTTCCTCTCGGGCGTCATGACCATCATACCCATCGCCTGGTACACCCACATCCTCACCGAGCTCTCATCGGATACTCCTCTGAACGACGTGCGCGTCGGCTACTGCATCATCCTCGGCTACATCGGCGGGATACTTGAAATTCTGGGCGGCTTCGTCATGTTCATCGGGATCTGTCGCTGCTGCAACGGCAGGAACCGAGGGGAGAGACGGGTGGAGGATGTGCGCCGCCAGTTCACCCACCAGAAGCCGCCAACAACGCGCGCTCCGGTGCCCAGCCTGAGCCGGCCCAGGAGCAGCGCCAGCAGCAGCGTGCCATACTCCAAGGACTCGTTGGATGACGACGTGTCCTTCCCAAGAGCGAAGACCCCCGCGGCGCGCTCAGTCAACACCGTCCACAGTCGACCCTACGATGATGACCTATGA
- the LOC137608779 gene encoding zonadhesin-like, with amino-acid sequence MSTPVPPPRPRGIDYNLPTCGETQCNGYGTCVIPPGGGGDLVCECNLGYGGEFCEDTVNGALSVPLTVSVIAVIIGLLIVAFILAKLRQRQKRKQRQKLETHHGYNIAL; translated from the exons ATGTccactcctgttcctcctcctcgaCCGAGAGGCATTGACTACAACCTGCCCACCTGTGGAGAGACTCAGTGCAATGGCTACGGCACCTGTGTGATACCTCCTGGTGGTGGCGGGGATTTGGTATGCGAATGTAATCTTGGCTATGGGGGGGAATTCTGTGAGGACACCGTCAATGGAGCCTTGAGCGTACCGCTGACCGTGAGCGTGATAGCAGTCATCATCGGCCTCCTGATCGTGGCCTTCATTCTGGCCAAATTGAGGCAGAGgcaaaaaagaaagcaaag ACAAAAACTGGAAACACATCATGGTTACAACATCGCGTTGTGA